Proteins encoded within one genomic window of Panicum virgatum strain AP13 chromosome 1N, P.virgatum_v5, whole genome shotgun sequence:
- the LOC120653665 gene encoding uncharacterized protein LOC120653665 gives MALKKVASSPTEASIAIDQYANIFCEKKLLFGSIEARSSALRGQTKADFQNLQQHKEVDPCSMMMDVALFDEENPIMDWLSNSMTESAPILDEYDDYDDDWTTPGGFLIDELQMQPEEVAAFKRKLYFGRNGGQKKGNVGLDDEEEFVDDYESDSAHGSPVYAETGDSSSASEEDGDGADDVGGDQSGGGIAFGEVAKKHGAGSSGRRVRGGGAACRSGVTIGRPSCFIRPRSTRKKKSTLKAVFEL, from the exons ATGGCACTTAAGAAGGTAGCAAGCTCACCTACAGAGGCATCAATCGCGATTGACCAATATGCAAATATCTTTTGTGAAAAGAAACTGTTGTTTGGATCAATTGAGGCTCGGAGTTCGGCACTTCGTGGTCAAACAAAAGCAG ATTTCCAGAACCTTCAACAACACAAGGAGGTAGATCCATGTAGCATGATGATGGATGTTGCCTTATTCGATGAAGAAAATCCAATTATGGATTGGCTGTCCAACTCCATGACTGAATCTGCACCAATTCTGGATGAATATGATGACTATGATGATGATTGGACCACACCTGGTGGCTTCCTCATTGATGAGCTACAGATGCAACCAGAAGAAGTGGCTGCATTCAAGAGGAAGCTTTATTTTGGTAGAAATGGTGGTCAGAAGAAAGGGAATGTGGGATTGGATGATGAGGAAGAATTCGTAGATGACTATGAGTCAGATTCTGCACATGGTAGCCCTGTGTATGCTGAGACAGGGGACAGCAGCTCCGCCTCTGAAGAGGATGGTGATG GTGCTGATGATGTGGGGGGAGATCAATCTGGTGGTGGTATAGCCTTTGGTGAGGTAGCAAAAAAGCATG GCGCTGGAAGTAGTGGACGTAGAGtccgtggtggtggtgcagccTGCCGTTCAGGAGTTACAATTGGAAGGCCAAGCTGCTTTATCCGTCCAAGATCAACTAGGAAGAAGAAGTCAACTCTCAAGGCTGTCTTCGAACTCTAA